One region of Salinirubrum litoreum genomic DNA includes:
- a CDS encoding HAD family hydrolase, with protein MDAVCFDMDGVIVNSEEFWLAYEEDTIFPRSLSGEYPHTDEVTGMNYREIYDYLAENYAVTVSRAEFEGIYEDAASDLYGERVELIDGFLDVLDALREREVALAIVSSSPQDWIGIVRDRFGLDPLDAVVSADDIDAPGKPEPHIYEHAADRLGHAPADCVAVEDSVNGTESADRAGMTVVGYRDGPNADTDLPAADHVADGPDELRRLLLDR; from the coding sequence ATGGACGCGGTCTGTTTCGACATGGACGGGGTGATCGTCAACTCCGAGGAGTTCTGGCTGGCGTACGAGGAGGACACCATCTTCCCCCGGTCGCTCTCGGGCGAGTACCCACACACCGACGAGGTGACGGGGATGAACTACCGCGAGATATACGACTACCTCGCCGAGAACTACGCGGTGACGGTCTCCCGCGCCGAGTTCGAGGGTATCTACGAAGACGCCGCGAGCGACCTGTACGGCGAGCGCGTCGAACTGATAGACGGCTTCCTCGACGTGCTCGACGCGCTCCGGGAGCGAGAGGTGGCACTCGCCATCGTCTCCTCGTCGCCACAGGACTGGATCGGTATCGTCCGCGACCGGTTCGGACTCGATCCACTCGACGCGGTCGTCAGCGCCGACGACATCGACGCGCCCGGCAAACCCGAACCGCACATCTACGAACACGCGGCCGACCGCCTCGGCCACGCACCGGCCGACTGCGTGGCCGTCGAGGACTCGGTGAACGGGACCGAGTCGGCCGACAGGGCGGGGATGACGGTCGTCGGCTACCGCGACGGACCGAACGCCGACACCGATCTGCCGGCCGCCGACCACGTCGCCGACGGCCCCGACGAACTGCGGCGACTGTTGCTCGACCGCTAG
- a CDS encoding DUF393 domain-containing protein encodes MASSTRQQSTPATTRQTTPTLLYDAKCQICNRLAFQLREAADDLSLVALSDPEADRLLGQFYDDPDHDFYLVEDDTVRKGARALPKLRKLVGTRTLAGLVREYAEYKTQGSDCGGDHDHDHDHADDGGLLSRRTFSSGMSATALSVASPLLDLTSPPEKKGKQLKARPPNGLTTRVARITPDGDGGFTASVTEDASLVRDRTFTKDKDPMVQSQKKQPAKMEPADSGKIETTGAHQISTATLDVTPEHSNDALQQAIEVSGDTETTTGRMDRYGLVDDRDRFGLSLNFGRGPMVIDGESAVEETLSGKIHHDVPEKTVDFLQLETDYEADLAEHMDAYVVGMQALGDYYAGAKDTKMADLYGSLANRLAAVAPEFVDAVDGETTPVTNTLGISSVPHWSRYVESPTATSDTSTQSVTTEGTSCECGCCGLSCCSDCGCGCSICLGTEIGCGCGCCIIGCGGGCGCGCCICA; translated from the coding sequence ATGGCAAGCAGTACCAGACAGCAGTCGACGCCTGCAACGACTCGACAGACGACGCCGACGCTCCTCTACGACGCGAAGTGTCAGATCTGCAACCGACTCGCGTTTCAGCTCCGGGAGGCGGCAGACGACCTCTCGTTGGTCGCGCTGAGCGACCCGGAGGCGGACCGACTCCTCGGGCAGTTCTACGACGACCCCGACCACGACTTCTATCTGGTCGAAGACGACACGGTGCGGAAGGGTGCGCGGGCGCTTCCGAAGCTCCGAAAGCTGGTCGGCACGCGAACCCTCGCGGGACTCGTCCGCGAGTACGCCGAGTACAAGACCCAGGGGAGCGACTGCGGTGGAGACCACGACCACGATCACGATCACGCGGACGACGGGGGTCTCCTCTCGCGGCGGACCTTCTCCAGTGGGATGTCCGCGACCGCCCTGTCGGTCGCCTCGCCGCTCCTCGACCTGACGAGTCCGCCCGAGAAGAAGGGCAAACAGCTCAAAGCACGCCCCCCGAACGGACTGACCACCCGCGTCGCGCGCATCACGCCGGACGGTGACGGCGGCTTCACCGCCAGCGTCACCGAGGACGCGAGTCTCGTCCGCGACCGGACGTTCACGAAGGACAAAGATCCGATGGTTCAGAGCCAGAAGAAACAGCCCGCGAAGATGGAGCCGGCCGACAGCGGGAAGATCGAGACGACCGGCGCACACCAGATCAGCACGGCGACCCTCGACGTGACGCCGGAGCACTCGAACGACGCCCTCCAGCAGGCCATCGAAGTGAGTGGCGACACGGAGACGACGACCGGTCGGATGGACCGCTACGGGCTCGTCGACGACCGCGATCGCTTCGGGCTGAGTCTCAACTTCGGTCGTGGGCCGATGGTGATCGACGGCGAGTCGGCCGTCGAGGAGACACTCTCGGGGAAGATCCACCACGACGTGCCGGAGAAGACGGTCGACTTCCTCCAACTGGAGACGGACTACGAGGCGGACCTCGCCGAACACATGGACGCCTACGTCGTCGGGATGCAGGCACTCGGCGACTACTACGCCGGCGCGAAGGACACGAAGATGGCCGACCTCTACGGTTCGCTGGCGAACCGCCTGGCGGCGGTCGCCCCCGAGTTCGTCGACGCCGTCGACGGCGAGACGACGCCCGTGACGAACACGCTGGGCATCTCCAGTGTGCCCCACTGGTCGCGGTACGTCGAGTCGCCGACCGCGACCTCCGACACGTCCACCCAGTCGGTGACGACCGAAGGGACCAGCTGTGAGTGTGGCTGTTGTGGACTCAGCTGTTGTTCCGACTGTGGCTGTGGCTGTAGTATCTGCCTCGGGACGGAGATCGGTTGTGGCTGTGGCTGTTGTATCATCGGCTGTGGCGGCGGCTGTGGCTGTGGCTGTTGTATCTGCGCGTAA
- a CDS encoding helix-turn-helix transcriptional regulator, translating to MGDLTTDALDAVVTERARCLRSLVETPRTKRDLVDLLGCSKSTVTRALRDLGDAGLVERRDGQWTATRFGRCVAGTRRAYLDRLSTLSDAESLLDDVPADCPLDCRVIDEADVFLADSSVPDAVVREFLDRVEPSTDLRIATPTLLTGFARECYERLTATDDYALELVAPGSTLDRVAGVYPEVDELFTGDDAIEVYRGEVPFSFGVWLGDDHVGVLVFADRGISGIVVNDSESATEWAERQYDRARSTATPLTPPPIE from the coding sequence ATGGGCGACCTCACCACAGACGCACTGGATGCAGTCGTCACAGAGCGCGCCCGGTGTCTCCGGTCGCTGGTAGAGACTCCCCGGACGAAGCGGGACCTCGTCGACCTCCTCGGCTGTTCGAAGTCGACGGTCACGCGGGCACTCCGTGATCTCGGCGACGCTGGTCTCGTCGAACGCCGAGACGGGCAGTGGACGGCGACGCGGTTCGGTCGGTGTGTCGCCGGAACCAGACGCGCGTATCTCGATCGACTGTCGACGCTCTCGGACGCCGAGTCGTTGCTCGACGACGTTCCCGCCGACTGCCCGCTGGACTGTCGTGTCATCGACGAGGCCGACGTGTTCCTGGCCGACAGTTCGGTTCCGGACGCCGTCGTCCGGGAGTTCCTCGATCGGGTGGAGCCCAGCACCGACCTCCGGATCGCGACCCCGACGCTCCTCACCGGCTTCGCGCGTGAGTGTTACGAGCGACTGACGGCGACCGACGACTACGCGCTGGAACTCGTCGCCCCCGGATCGACGCTGGATCGTGTCGCCGGTGTCTACCCGGAGGTAGACGAACTGTTCACAGGAGACGACGCGATCGAGGTCTACCGTGGTGAAGTTCCGTTCTCCTTCGGCGTCTGGCTGGGGGACGACCACGTCGGCGTGTTGGTGTTCGCCGACCGGGGTATCTCCGGGATCGTCGTCAACGACAGCGAGTCGGCGACCGAGTGGGCCGAACGACAGTACGACCGGGCACGCTCGACCGCGACACCGCTCACGCCACCACCGATCGAGTGA
- a CDS encoding DEAD/DEAH box helicase, which translates to MRVAEAVPEFADAFGFEEFNRMQREALPAILETDENVVASAPTASGKTALAELAICKTLRDGGTALFVAPMRALTNEKEAEWERFESLGYSVYVVTGERDLNPRRAERADILVMTPEKADSATRKHDSPRYQFITDVDCCVIDEVHLLDSDERGGVLEVTVSRLRRLCAPRVVALSATMPNIGDVAEWLDAPPESTFAFGDDYRPVDLHAGVKTYTHGDNSFADKYRRLYRALDTAEPHVREEGQALVFVSSRQDTVQAAKKTRDELAERDVPIGARGDYDFHTDAKELSNDTLRKSVLDGVAFHHAGLSKGDRDKVEQWFKEGKISILFSTSTLAWGVNLPARCVVIRDTKYHDPLDGETDISPLDVLQMLGRAGRPGYDDVGYGWVICDRSEADKYRRLLREGKEIESRLAADLDSHLNAEIAMGTIRDLDDVMSWLDTTFYAVRARSKPEEYGYENLRERVRDTLESLVDGGFVETGEDLRIEATTLGRLASKYYLRLDTARRFADLCERDRITTDAVLEAVAGAVEFRSVSARSNEADAVDSMLVGTDTDLEDGPRKVLAILRAAMTGSTPADLRSDAWVIRQNALRLLAALREFLDRFSGPDAANLAARVEARVEHGVSRDAVGLTAIDGIGSGRAGTLATGGLRSPADVLDAGTAELTRAGLTEGVAERVVESAESLPRIEIEWGAFPDSVATGENEMREVTIRNRGGGVRAGIRVTVNDVEMTTKTCYLSDETTIPVGVFGGTSDEMEFTVSVAFPELPLLPVRDSRSVVVE; encoded by the coding sequence ATGAGAGTCGCCGAAGCCGTGCCGGAGTTCGCCGACGCCTTCGGGTTCGAGGAGTTCAACCGGATGCAACGCGAGGCGCTGCCGGCCATCCTCGAGACCGACGAGAACGTGGTCGCCAGCGCGCCGACCGCCAGCGGGAAGACGGCCCTCGCGGAACTCGCCATCTGCAAGACCCTGCGGGACGGCGGCACCGCGCTCTTCGTCGCGCCGATGCGCGCGCTGACCAACGAGAAGGAGGCCGAGTGGGAACGCTTCGAGTCGCTCGGCTACTCGGTGTACGTCGTCACCGGCGAACGCGACCTGAACCCCCGCCGGGCGGAGCGTGCGGACATCCTCGTGATGACGCCGGAGAAGGCCGACTCCGCCACCCGGAAACACGACTCGCCGCGCTACCAGTTTATCACCGACGTCGACTGCTGTGTCATCGACGAGGTCCACCTGCTGGACTCGGACGAACGCGGTGGCGTCCTCGAAGTGACCGTCTCCCGCCTGCGGCGGCTCTGTGCCCCGCGCGTCGTCGCGCTCTCGGCGACGATGCCGAACATCGGCGACGTCGCGGAGTGGCTGGACGCACCCCCGGAGTCGACCTTCGCCTTCGGCGACGACTACCGCCCCGTGGACCTGCACGCCGGGGTGAAGACCTACACCCACGGCGACAACTCCTTCGCCGACAAGTACCGCCGGCTCTACCGGGCGCTGGACACGGCCGAACCGCACGTCCGCGAGGAGGGGCAGGCGCTCGTGTTCGTCTCGTCCCGACAGGATACGGTGCAGGCCGCGAAGAAGACCCGCGACGAGTTGGCAGAACGCGACGTCCCGATCGGCGCACGCGGCGACTACGACTTCCACACCGACGCGAAAGAGCTCTCGAACGACACCCTTCGGAAGTCGGTACTCGACGGGGTCGCCTTCCACCACGCCGGCCTGTCGAAGGGTGACCGCGACAAGGTCGAGCAGTGGTTCAAAGAGGGGAAGATCTCGATCCTCTTCTCGACTTCGACGCTCGCGTGGGGCGTGAACCTCCCGGCGCGCTGTGTCGTCATCCGGGACACGAAGTACCACGACCCGCTCGACGGCGAGACCGACATCTCCCCGCTGGACGTGCTCCAGATGCTCGGCCGGGCCGGGCGACCGGGCTACGACGACGTGGGCTACGGCTGGGTGATCTGCGACCGGTCGGAGGCCGACAAGTACCGGCGTCTCCTGCGGGAGGGCAAAGAGATCGAGTCACGACTCGCGGCCGACCTCGACTCGCACCTGAACGCCGAGATCGCGATGGGCACCATCCGCGATCTGGACGACGTCATGTCGTGGCTCGACACCACCTTCTACGCGGTCCGGGCCAGATCGAAGCCGGAGGAGTACGGCTACGAGAACCTGCGGGAGCGCGTGCGGGACACGCTCGAATCGCTCGTCGACGGCGGGTTCGTCGAGACCGGCGAGGACCTCCGGATCGAGGCGACCACGCTGGGCCGACTCGCCTCGAAGTACTACCTCCGACTGGACACCGCCCGGCGCTTCGCCGACCTCTGTGAGCGCGACCGGATCACGACCGACGCGGTGCTGGAGGCGGTCGCCGGGGCCGTCGAGTTCCGGTCGGTGTCGGCCCGGTCGAACGAGGCGGACGCGGTCGACTCGATGCTCGTCGGCACCGACACCGACCTCGAAGACGGGCCCCGGAAGGTGCTCGCCATCCTCCGGGCGGCGATGACCGGCTCTACCCCGGCCGATCTGCGGAGCGACGCGTGGGTGATCCGGCAGAACGCGCTTCGACTCCTCGCGGCGCTCCGGGAGTTCCTGGACCGCTTTTCCGGCCCAGACGCCGCGAACCTCGCCGCGCGCGTCGAAGCCCGGGTCGAACACGGCGTCAGCCGCGACGCGGTCGGGTTGACGGCCATCGACGGGATCGGTTCGGGGCGCGCAGGAACGCTCGCCACCGGCGGCCTGCGCAGTCCGGCCGACGTGCTGGACGCCGGGACCGCCGAACTCACGCGGGCCGGCCTGACGGAGGGTGTCGCCGAACGCGTCGTCGAGTCGGCCGAGAGCCTCCCCCGGATCGAGATCGAGTGGGGTGCCTTCCCCGACAGCGTGGCGACCGGCGAGAACGAGATGCGGGAGGTGACGATCCGGAACCGGGGCGGCGGCGTCCGCGCCGGGATCAGGGTGACCGTCAACGACGTGGAGATGACGACGAAGACCTGCTACCTGTCGGACGAGACGACGATTCCGGTCGGTGTCTTCGGCGGGACGAGCGACGAGATGGAGTTCACCGTCTCGGTCGCGTTCCCCGAACTGCCGCTCCTGCCGGTGCGGGACTCGCGGTCGGTCGTGGTGGAGTGA
- a CDS encoding DUF547 domain-containing protein, whose translation MSTTTESDLVSLSADYLGAVRRGQPTEEHRTRLAGTSFTDLRQGLPDDDHRLAFWLNVYNAAVQDVLTDDPGRFSRWQFFRKPLLVVANRELSPDDIEHGILRRSQTAWGLGYVPNPLPSGFERGLRVESVDPRIHFALNCGASSCPAIEAYSAETIDAELDLAAETYLASEVAYDPDRNVARVPRLCRWYRGDFGGPEGVRRMLRRYDVIPAEADPKLTYAEYDWDLSLGNYR comes from the coding sequence GTGAGTACGACGACCGAGTCCGACCTCGTTTCCCTCTCGGCGGACTACCTCGGTGCGGTCAGACGCGGCCAGCCGACCGAGGAACACCGCACCCGACTCGCCGGGACGAGTTTCACCGACCTCCGGCAGGGCCTGCCGGACGACGACCACCGACTCGCCTTCTGGCTGAACGTCTACAACGCCGCCGTGCAGGACGTGTTGACCGACGACCCCGGCCGGTTCAGTCGCTGGCAGTTCTTCCGCAAGCCACTGCTGGTCGTCGCCAACCGAGAACTGTCGCCGGACGACATCGAACACGGCATCCTCCGGCGGTCGCAGACCGCGTGGGGACTCGGCTACGTCCCGAACCCACTGCCCTCCGGCTTCGAGCGCGGCCTCCGCGTCGAGTCGGTCGACCCCCGGATCCACTTCGCGCTGAACTGCGGGGCCAGCAGTTGCCCGGCCATCGAGGCGTACTCGGCCGAGACCATCGACGCGGAACTCGACCTGGCCGCCGAGACGTATCTGGCGAGCGAGGTGGCGTACGATCCGGACCGGAACGTCGCTCGCGTCCCACGACTCTGTCGCTGGTATCGCGGCGACTTCGGCGGTCCCGAGGGCGTCCGCCGCATGCTCCGGCGCTACGACGTGATCCCGGCGGAGGCCGACCCGAAACTGACCTACGCCGAGTACGACTGGGACCTCTCGCTCGGCAACTACCGGTAA
- a CDS encoding class I SAM-dependent methyltransferase produces MSDFADADASSPDDYAFRRYLTAKTTVDDRALHGPTEARLETELADLSAARDRETPVRVLEVGAGVGTTLPRLLARDRLPGRVHYTLLDREAGNVEHARERLRAWGDRADTPVDRAEPDDPADDLRLSHDDGIVTVRFETADAFRFVADRAVDDPAYDLLLAQAFLDLIDLDDDLPRLLSVVADGGLIYAPITFDGETVFEPTPAGLRDEAVLDLYHATMDAPDRPGSSTTGRELLTALPACGCAILSAGASDWLVYPQGGDRPEAVAEGDDASTDKRSADATADQPPQDATELEQGGDERREEPPVPGVTATEIPEVETQRPPTDESHYHADEAYFCHHIVNTVESAVAEVLAGETSVDPTSADLTREDLRTWAETRHRQIDAGDLLYLAHNLDLLARVRR; encoded by the coding sequence GTGTCAGACTTCGCCGACGCCGACGCCAGTTCGCCCGACGACTACGCCTTTCGGCGCTACCTGACGGCGAAGACGACCGTCGACGACCGGGCGCTCCACGGCCCGACCGAGGCGCGCCTCGAAACCGAACTGGCCGACCTGTCGGCGGCGCGGGACCGCGAGACGCCGGTTCGGGTGCTGGAGGTCGGTGCCGGCGTCGGGACGACGCTCCCCCGACTGCTGGCGCGCGACCGCCTGCCGGGGCGGGTTCACTACACGCTGCTGGACCGCGAGGCCGGGAACGTCGAGCACGCCCGCGAGCGTCTGCGGGCGTGGGGTGATCGGGCCGACACGCCGGTCGACCGCGCCGAACCGGACGACCCGGCCGACGACCTGCGACTCTCACACGACGACGGCATCGTGACGGTTCGGTTCGAGACGGCCGACGCCTTCCGGTTCGTCGCCGACCGCGCTGTCGACGACCCGGCGTACGACCTCCTGCTCGCACAGGCGTTTCTCGACCTGATCGACCTCGACGACGACCTGCCGCGCCTCCTCTCTGTCGTCGCCGACGGCGGACTGATCTACGCGCCGATCACCTTCGACGGCGAGACGGTGTTCGAGCCGACCCCCGCCGGCCTGCGGGACGAGGCGGTGCTCGACCTGTACCACGCGACGATGGACGCGCCGGACCGGCCGGGGTCGAGTACGACCGGCCGCGAGTTGCTGACCGCACTTCCCGCGTGTGGCTGTGCGATCCTCTCGGCCGGTGCCTCCGACTGGCTCGTCTACCCGCAGGGCGGCGACCGCCCGGAGGCGGTCGCCGAGGGTGACGACGCGAGTACCGACAAACGGTCGGCCGACGCGACCGCCGACCAACCACCGCAGGACGCGACCGAACTCGAACAGGGCGGCGACGAGCGACGCGAGGAGCCGCCCGTCCCGGGCGTGACGGCGACGGAGATCCCCGAGGTCGAAACACAGCGACCCCCGACCGACGAGAGCCACTATCACGCCGACGAGGCGTACTTCTGCCACCACATCGTGAACACGGTCGAGTCGGCGGTCGCCGAGGTGCTGGCCGGCGAGACGAGCGTCGATCCGACGAGCGCCGACCTCACCCGCGAAGACCTCCGGACGTGGGCCGAGACGCGCCACCGACAGATCGACGCCGGCGACCTGCTCTACCTCGCGCACAACCTCGATCTACTGGCGCGCGTCCGGCGGTAA
- a CDS encoding CDP-alcohol phosphatidyltransferase family protein, with the protein MSRFDGLRRDGDRHERASALATLRRRATLHAVVAVTLTLAGYGLLWWVIPETATRWLAVAGIVLGAELFLLQRHLDTNRRHDADRLLPTLGAGNLVTLTRGVLLAWVAGFLAVPWIGTELAWLPALGYGLSALLDAIDGAVARARDRVTVLGETLDVEFDALGLLVAPLVGCVAGQIPAWYLAIGVARYLFVGGIRLREHRELVVHDLPPKSSRRLLAGAQMGFVAVALTPVVSPAVAGLGALLVGVPLLVGFARDWLYVSGRLSADEA; encoded by the coding sequence GTGAGTCGGTTCGACGGCCTGCGCCGCGACGGCGACCGCCACGAACGAGCCTCGGCGCTGGCGACACTCAGACGCCGGGCGACCCTCCACGCTGTCGTCGCAGTGACCCTGACGCTCGCTGGCTACGGCCTCCTCTGGTGGGTGATCCCCGAGACTGCCACCCGATGGCTCGCGGTCGCGGGAATCGTCCTCGGTGCGGAACTGTTTCTCCTCCAGCGACACCTCGACACGAATCGTCGGCACGACGCCGACCGACTCCTGCCGACGCTCGGCGCGGGGAACCTCGTCACGCTGACGCGGGGCGTCCTGCTCGCCTGGGTCGCGGGATTTCTCGCGGTGCCGTGGATCGGGACCGAATTGGCGTGGCTCCCGGCGCTGGGCTACGGGCTGTCGGCCCTGCTGGACGCCATCGACGGCGCGGTCGCTCGCGCTCGGGACCGGGTGACGGTGCTGGGCGAGACGCTGGACGTGGAGTTCGACGCCCTCGGTCTGCTGGTCGCGCCACTCGTCGGGTGTGTCGCCGGGCAGATACCGGCGTGGTATCTCGCGATCGGGGTGGCGCGCTACCTGTTCGTCGGCGGGATTCGCCTGCGCGAGCACCGGGAACTCGTGGTCCACGACCTCCCGCCGAAGTCGAGTCGCCGGCTGCTGGCCGGCGCGCAGATGGGCTTCGTCGCGGTCGCGCTGACGCCGGTCGTCTCGCCCGCGGTCGCCGGACTGGGTGCCCTGCTCGTCGGTGTGCCACTGCTCGTCGGCTTCGCTCGGGACTGGCTGTACGTCTCGGGTCGCCTGTCGGCCGACGAAGCGTGA
- a CDS encoding penicillin acylase family protein, with the protein MVRNRLEPVLAVGFALALVAVSALAPTYLGLAAPLSGDVYAGVSQPGGGQQIENPYGEATVTYDAHGVPHVSAENDRALYFAVGYVQARDRLFQMDLQRRLIGGNLSGAFGEQALDSDRFHRQMDFRGAAEASWRSIEDTEAGPSVEAFSAGVNHYRDTQPLPPEFELLEYTPKEWTPVDTLLIGKQIAWQLSGNFADLRRATVRDRLGPEASDLYPNRLAHDTPVVRGESDAAPFDPASVDATFEPDAGDASAAQTDQPWAGGTDSATGDYTALYDWVEAYDHEPGIGSNNWVISGDETASGQPILANDPHLALTVPGVWYEMHLDAPDTHTRGVTFPGVPMVVIGRTDDVAWGVTNVGGDFTDLYTYETRDDQYRYEGAFRDFETTTETIPVKTDAGDLREETVEVRKTVHGPVIEREGREVAVAWPGFSATNESLGVFRLNRAESMAEARDALRIWDVPAQNFVLASRSGETLFYPAGKYPVRRTEGEVVRGDQLFDGSAGEGEWPGYRPYETSTWSGFVPFESIPHVENPDYLATANQRTIDDPDFYIGTSDTYADPYRGQRIYERLDARAESDEPMDPQFVKDLQRDTRTADADRFVPYATSERARAEMRPEARNHADTVADWDRRMAADSEGALVYRLWLESFRNQTFGDEFRPNGLDESYYPKHHVLQTLPADSEWFDDRRTRERETRADIAARAMNRTADRIAEQDYETYGDYNRLDLDHPFDQSFLNLPERGMSGGDFTVFNFRYAEGRQAGSSWRMVVAFGNESASGGVVPGGQSGVFWSDHYHDQLGMWADGDYKRLSMTAPAGEPDLVFTDAGEEGAG; encoded by the coding sequence ATGGTCCGGAACCGACTCGAACCCGTTCTCGCCGTCGGGTTCGCGCTCGCCCTCGTCGCCGTCTCCGCGCTCGCGCCCACCTACCTCGGACTGGCCGCGCCACTCTCCGGCGACGTGTACGCCGGGGTCTCCCAACCCGGCGGGGGCCAGCAGATCGAGAACCCCTACGGCGAGGCGACCGTCACCTACGACGCCCACGGCGTCCCGCACGTCTCCGCCGAGAACGACCGGGCGCTCTACTTCGCGGTCGGCTACGTCCAGGCGCGCGACCGACTGTTCCAGATGGACCTCCAGCGCCGCCTGATCGGCGGGAACCTCTCCGGGGCCTTTGGCGAGCAGGCGCTCGACTCCGACCGCTTCCACCGGCAGATGGACTTCCGGGGCGCGGCCGAAGCCTCGTGGCGCTCGATCGAGGACACCGAGGCCGGCCCCTCGGTGGAGGCGTTCTCCGCCGGGGTGAACCACTACCGCGACACCCAGCCACTCCCGCCGGAGTTCGAACTGCTCGAGTACACGCCGAAGGAGTGGACCCCGGTGGACACGCTCCTGATCGGGAAACAGATCGCGTGGCAACTGTCGGGCAACTTCGCCGACCTGCGCCGGGCGACCGTCCGCGACCGACTCGGTCCCGAGGCGAGCGACCTGTATCCGAACCGCCTCGCCCACGACACGCCGGTCGTCCGCGGCGAGTCCGACGCCGCGCCGTTCGATCCGGCGAGCGTCGACGCGACCTTCGAACCGGACGCCGGCGACGCGTCGGCAGCCCAGACCGACCAGCCGTGGGCCGGTGGGACCGACTCGGCGACCGGCGACTACACCGCGCTCTACGACTGGGTCGAAGCCTACGACCACGAACCGGGCATCGGCTCGAACAACTGGGTGATCTCCGGCGACGAGACCGCGTCCGGCCAACCCATCCTCGCCAACGACCCGCACCTCGCGCTGACCGTCCCGGGCGTCTGGTACGAGATGCACCTCGACGCGCCCGACACCCACACGCGGGGGGTCACCTTCCCCGGCGTGCCGATGGTCGTCATCGGCCGGACCGACGACGTGGCGTGGGGCGTCACCAACGTCGGCGGCGACTTCACCGACCTCTACACCTACGAGACGCGCGACGACCAGTACCGCTACGAGGGCGCGTTTCGCGACTTCGAGACGACGACCGAGACCATCCCGGTGAAGACCGACGCGGGCGACCTGCGCGAGGAGACCGTCGAAGTCCGGAAGACGGTCCACGGGCCGGTCATCGAACGCGAGGGCAGAGAGGTCGCGGTCGCGTGGCCGGGCTTCTCGGCGACCAACGAGTCGCTGGGCGTCTTCCGCCTCAACCGCGCCGAGTCGATGGCCGAGGCCCGCGACGCACTCCGCATCTGGGACGTGCCCGCGCAGAACTTCGTGCTCGCCAGCCGATCCGGCGAGACGCTGTTCTACCCCGCCGGCAAGTACCCGGTCCGCCGAACAGAGGGCGAGGTCGTCCGGGGCGATCAGCTCTTCGACGGCTCCGCCGGCGAGGGCGAGTGGCCCGGCTACCGCCCCTACGAGACCTCGACGTGGTCCGGCTTCGTCCCCTTCGAGTCCATCCCGCACGTCGAGAACCCCGACTACCTCGCCACCGCGAACCAGCGAACGATCGACGATCCCGACTTCTACATCGGGACCAGCGACACCTACGCCGACCCGTATCGCGGCCAGCGAATCTACGAGCGACTCGACGCCCGCGCGGAGAGCGACGAGCCGATGGACCCCCAGTTCGTGAAGGACCTCCAGCGCGACACCCGCACCGCCGACGCCGACCGGTTCGTCCCGTACGCGACCAGCGAGCGGGCACGCGCCGAGATGCGTCCCGAGGCCCGGAACCACGCAGACACGGTCGCCGACTGGGACCGCCGGATGGCCGCCGACTCGGAGGGGGCGCTCGTCTACCGCCTCTGGCTCGAATCCTTCCGCAACCAGACGTTCGGCGACGAGTTCCGCCCGAACGGACTGGACGAGAGCTACTACCCCAAGCACCACGTCCTCCAGACGCTCCCGGCCGACAGCGAGTGGTTCGACGACCGGCGAACACGGGAACGCGAGACGCGAGCCGACATCGCGGCCCGCGCGATGAACCGCACCGCAGACCGCATCGCCGAGCAGGACTACGAGACGTACGGCGACTACAACCGTCTCGATCTGGACCACCCGTTCGACCAGTCGTTCCTGAACCTCCCGGAGCGCGGGATGTCGGGCGGCGACTTCACCGTCTTCAACTTCCGGTACGCCGAGGGCCGGCAGGCCGGGAGTAGCTGGCGGATGGTCGTCGCGTTCGGCAACGAGTCGGCCTCCGGCGGCGTCGTCCCCGGCGGCCAGTCGGGAGTCTTTTGGTCGGACCACTACCACGACCAACTCGGTATGTGGGCCGACGGCGACTACAAGCGACTGTCGATGACCGCCCCCGCCGGCGAACCGGATCTGGTGTTCACCGATGCGGGCGAGGAGGGTGCCGGATGA